CGATCGCCAGAAACTCCAGCATGGCGGCCTGGTCAATCGTCAGGCCGCTGGCGTCGATCACGGCGCTTTCGGGCACCGCGACAAATTCGGTCATGCCGCCATCGGCATGAACGCCGAGCACGCTGATGTTCATGCAGGCGTTGGGCTTTCCCTTCCGGCAGGCGACGCAGGTTCCGCAAGCGAGATAGGGGTTGATCGCGACCGTTTGCCCGACATGGAATGCTGAGTCGGGTCTGGCATGTGCGACCTCTCCGCTCAGCTCATGCCCCATGACGCGGGGATAGGCGAGGAAGGGATGGCGCCCGGTGAAGATGTGATAATCCGTGCCGCACAGGCCCACGCGCCGGATACGTATGAGCACGTCTCCCGGCCCGGCGGCAGGCGGCGGCCGATCCTCTATTCCAAGGCTATAAGGTTCGCGACAGACGACAGCTTTCATTTTCCACTCCATTGCCTGTGCGAATTGACCGCGACGGGTCTAGACGATCACTATCATATATGCAACTTAGTCATCGCATATGCTAATTGATGCCCATCACCATCTTTGGCGGTACGATGCTGCCACGTTCGGCTGGATTGCTCCGGGGTCGGCCATTGCGCGCGACTTTTCGGCTGCGGAGCTGAACATCGTTTTGGAGGCGACGAATATTGATGGCGCGATCGCCGTACAGGCACGGCAGAGCGATGAAGAAACCGCTTTTCTGCTTGAAACGGCAGCGCATTGCAGTCGCAGGCTCTGTCAGAGCAAATACACCTGACGTTCGAGGGATGGCGGGGTAGGGCAGGGGATGCCTCGCCCTCGTAAGCCTGCAAGTCCATTTCGGTATTTCAACTCATCGCCTGAGGTGATCCGCCTCGTGGTGATGATGTACGTGCGGTATCCTCTCTCGCTGCGGAACGTGGAGGACCTGCTCTTCGAGCGCGGTATCGATATCTGCCACGAGACGGTGCGGCTGTGGTGGAACCGGTTCGGCCCGCTCTTCGCAGGCGACATCCGTCGTCAGCGGGTGAGCCGTATGCGGGGCTTTCGGCACTGGCGATGGCACCTTGATGAGATGTACGTCAAAATCAACGGCGAGATGGTTTATCTCTGGCGAGCAGTCGACCACGAAGGCGAAATCCTCGAAAGCTACGTCACCAAGACCCGCGATAAGGCTGCTGCTCTGCGTTTCATGAAGAAGGCGCTGAAGCGCCATGGTTCGCCAGAGGCGATTACCACTGACGGCCTCCGCTCTTACCGTGCAGCGATGAAAGAGCTTGGGAACGAGGACAAGCAGGAGATCGGTCGCTGGGCCAACAACCGCTGCGAAAACAGCCATCTTTCATTCCGAAGACGAGAGCGAGCCATGCTCAGGTTCCGACAGATGAAGGCCCTACAGAAGTTCGCTTCTGTTCACGCCAATGTCCACAACCACTTTGCTCTCGAACGCCATCTCATCGACCGACAGACCTACAGGCAAAGACGCTCAGCCGCCTTGGCCGAGTGGCAGTCCCTCATGGCCTGAGGTGCATCTCCACCCAGCGGCAGCTACGCCCAGTGGAGGCCGGTTCGCATTAGACTGACAGCACCCTTCCCAGTGCTAGTCATGCCGATCTGCTCTGACGTGTCACACTCTGACTTGCCCGCCTGGATGCGCGAGCACTGGGTCGGCCGCGTTGGGGAACGTGATGACATAGGTCTCGCTCATC
This genomic stretch from Sphingobium sp. BYY-5 harbors:
- a CDS encoding IS6 family transposase, coding for MPRPRKPASPFRYFNSSPEVIRLVVMMYVRYPLSLRNVEDLLFERGIDICHETVRLWWNRFGPLFAGDIRRQRVSRMRGFRHWRWHLDEMYVKINGEMVYLWRAVDHEGEILESYVTKTRDKAAALRFMKKALKRHGSPEAITTDGLRSYRAAMKELGNEDKQEIGRWANNRCENSHLSFRRRERAMLRFRQMKALQKFASVHANVHNHFALERHLIDRQTYRQRRSAALAEWQSLMA